One window of the Seriola aureovittata isolate HTS-2021-v1 ecotype China chromosome 22, ASM2101889v1, whole genome shotgun sequence genome contains the following:
- the tmem121b gene encoding transmembrane protein 121B yields MISETGKDNLKADYLRYEASYCPDSPDSSSPEAGQLSRRRDTQTTSGSIIPEESGSIQPLVSSSAAATCIMTSGEFMQTAPLLAHKSKRSLLYKALCFLLLIFQGGILDFYLIIFTDLYWCSWIATDLVVISGWGIFFMKNARSKRERACGFHQKSSIFGCNLGEFTYAYLAWLIYVIACTPKVVLILETSILDLIALKVPCGVTGFKIITLLSAPLLFCLINSIIEDLNGATRHHSQSCFMSTCLDLLDSFTLLEMLLRNEIPTVYLKYTVITVYFVALAVPVIWLYELTASELRCRWLWARFSTGLLVNAPLLVVRCFQVYVYKMPVSVFMFKNIFFLLCKSLELVEQCVAVRGARRLAGGSNPAQFSHCVSENDMCPHGYVNTLAVTQS; encoded by the coding sequence ATGATCTCTGAAACTGGGAAAGACAATCTGAAGGCCGACTATCTCCGATACGAAGCGAGCTACTGCCCAGACTCCCCCGACTCATCTTCGCCGGAAGCCGGGCAGCTGAGCAGGAGGCGGGACACCCAGACCACCAGCGGCAGTATCATCCCGGAGGAGAGCGGCAGCATCCAGCCCCTGGTCTCCTCATCCGCGGCCGCCACCTGCATCATGACATCGGGGGAGTTCATGCAGACCGCTCCCCTGCTGGCGCACAAATCCAAGAGAAGCCTGCTGTACAAGGcgctctgcttcctcctcctcatcttccagGGAGGCATTCTGGACTTCTACCTCATCATCTTCACCGACTTGTACTGGTGCTCGTGGATAGCCACGGACCTGGTGGTGATCTCGGGCTGGGGGATTTTCTTCATGAAGAACGCGCGGAGCAAGAGGGAGCGGGCCTGCGGCTTCCACCAGAAGAGCTCCATCTTCGGCTGCAACCTCGGTGAGTTCACCTACGCCTACCTGGCCTGGCTCATATATGTCATCGCCTGCACGCCGAAGGTGGTGCTCATCCTGGAGACCTCCATCCTGGACCTGATCGCGCTGAAGGTCCCGTGCGGAGTGACCGGCTTCAAAATCATCACGCTGCTCTCCGCGCCGCTTCTCTTCTGCCTCATCAACTCCATCATTGAAGATTTGAACGGGGCGACGCGGCACCACTCCCAGAGCTGCTTCATGAGCACCTGCCTGGACCTGCTGGACAGCTTCACGCTGCTGGAGATGCTGCTGAGGAACGAGATTCCCACCGTGTACCTGAAGTACACCGTCATCACGGTGTACTTCGTCGCCCTGGCCGTGCCGGTGATCTGGCTCTACGAGCTGACCGCGTCCGAGCTGCGGTGTCGGTGGCTGTGGGCCCGCTTCTCCACGGGCCTGCTGGTCAACGCGCCGCTGCTGGTGGTCAGGTGTTTCCAGGTGTACGTCTACAAGATGCCGGTGTCGGTGTTCATGTTTAAAAACATCTTCTTCCTGTTGTGTAAGTCTCTGGAGCTGGTGGAGCAGTGCGTGGCGGTGCGCGGGGCGCGCAGGTTGGCCGGCGGCAGCAACCCGGCCCAGTTCAGCCACTGCGTGTCCGAGAATGACATGTGTCCGCACGGATACGTCAACACCCTGGCCGTCACCCAGTCCTAG
- the il17ra1a gene encoding interleukin 17 receptor A1a isoform X2, with the protein MTWSFSANMVVVDPGQRYRVSVFNIPKPELRHSSYDVSADVIVPDCRDSIMQMTQFCIESGSLWQPNISLAEITSVGGSSALTVSFRPDELCEEYMVIVKCSSYQDVNHIYKGNRTTLNTMFSLDKSPSSCCRFDVEIKPLFLQCGPDCVRQKATLDICHVPPTDSPDDPSFIFVILGVGVMFMFVVMAVMLFVHCRKPVKAGAAEPPVGSENLQQIKQPPKVLVIYSHDHYLYRDIVLKLCAFLKIKCGTRVVVDLLDSTSVGMVGRVRWLEWQRQQMKNPSDKILVLCSKGVQAKWRALCGQGQVTLREDVLSPTDDMLTPFLHLFLPDLHQAGMLGKYMVAYFDDISSEQDIPSVFDIAVKYKLMKHFEELYFRIVDIEKYQPGQVNHIGGIGGDEYFNCPSGRDLKNAIETFQAYQLENPDWFEKECVRSEEEVVTEANLLIEPMQIPPVLQCVPLIREGAPVYIHEVKIAENGNSVHVLTPELNPQHQVSSVAELQPIVNPECKHQYPSNLYPHSPSPESLYIVEPVFNRLPSPRQNFVPLEEEPLYQIPTEDDEEGSLLPRSQPSVDWDPRSSALQNSFDSNHPESSCANMQSDYFPPSKIFHSEPVEMDDDEVLEPRGNSGPISGSDQGYISKMSSQHEAPFKADPMVALARLQEELFEQNLRYSDEGPEGN; encoded by the exons ATGACG tggTCATTCTCAGCTAATATGGTGGTGGTGGACCCAGGTCAGAGGTACCGGGTCTCTGTATTCAACATCCCCAAACCTGAGCTGCGCCACAGCAGCTACGACGTCAGCGCTGATGTCATCGTTCCTG ATTGTCGAGATTCCATAATGCAGATGACCCAGTTTTGCATAGAGAGTG GAAGTCTGTGGCAGCCTAACATCAGTCTGGCTGAGATCACCTCCGTCGGGGGAAGTTCTGCACTGACTGTCAGCTTCCGTCCTGATGAACTGTGTGAGGAGTACATGGTTATCGTCAAGTGCTCCTCTTATCAAGATGTGAACCATATATACAAG GGCAATCGCACGACTCTGAATACAATGTTCAGCCTTGATAAATCGCCAAGCTCCTGCTGCCGGTTTGACGTTGAG ATCAAACCTCTATTCCTACAATGTGGCCCGGACTGTGTCCGTCAGAAAGCAACTCTGGATATTTGTCATG TTCCTCCAACGGACTCCCCAGATGATCCTTCGTTCATATTCGTCATCCTCGGAGTGGGAGTGATGTTCATGTTTGTAGTGATGGCAGTCATGCTGTTTGTCCACTGCAGGAAGCCAG TCAAAGCTGGTGCTGCTGAACCTCCTGTGGGAAGTGAGAATCTGCAGCAGATTAAACAACCTCCCAAAGTGTTGGTCATCTACTCCCATGACCACTACCTCTACAGGGACATAGTGCTAAAGCTCTGTGCCTTCCTCAAGATCAAGTGTGGCACCAGGGTGGTGGTAGATTTGCTGGACTCCACCTCAGTTGGCATGGTGGGTCGAGTCCGCTGGCTTGAGTGGCAACGGCAACAGATGAAAAATCCATCAGATAAAATTCTGGTGCTGTGCTCGAAAGGCGTCCAGGCAAAGTGGAGAGCCTTGTGCGGTCAAGGCCAGGTGACGCTGAGGGAGGACGTTCTCTCCCCGACAGACGACATGCTCACCCCCTTTCTCCACCTTTTCCTACCAGACCTGCACCAGGCAGGCATGCTGGGCAAGTACATGGTGGCTTACTTTGATGACATCAGCAGCGAGCAAGACATACCATCGGTTTTTGACATCGCAGTCAAATACAAGCTGATGAAGCATTTTGAAGAGCTGTACTTCCGCATTGTAGACATTGAAAAGTATCAGCCAGGTCAGGTCAACCACATCGGGGGCATCGGTGGGGATGAGTATTTCAACTGCCCCTCAGGCAGAGACCTGAAAAATGCCATCGAAACTTTCCAGGCCTACCAGTTGGAAAATCCCGATTGGTTTGAGAAGGAGTGTGTGCGCAGTGAGGAGGAGGTCGTGACTGAGGCCAACCTGCTCATTGAGCCCATGCAGATCCCTCCAGTCCTACAATGTGTTCCTCTAATCAGAGAGGGCGCTCCTGTCTACATCCATGAGGTGAAAATCGCTGAGAATGGTAACAGTGTTCATGTCCTTACACCTGAGCTGAACCCGCAGCACCAGGTGTCGTCAGTGGCAGAACTTCAACCAATTGTAAACCCTGAGTGCAAGCATCAGTATCCATCAAACCTGTATCCTCACAGTCCAAGTCCAGAATCTCTCTACATAGTTGAGCCTGTTTTCAACAGGCTGCCTTCACCAAGACAGAACTTTGTCCCCCTTGAGGAGGAGCCACTGTATCAAATTCCcactgaagatgatgaagagggcTCACTACTACCTAGAAGCCAACCCTCGGTTGATTGGGACCCGAGGAGCTCAGCTCTACAGAACTCCTTTGACTCGAACCATCCAGAATCCTCATGTGCAAACATGCAGAGTGACTATTTCCCTCCATCTAAAATCTTCCACTCCGAGCCTGTGGAGATGGACGATGATGAGGTTCTGGAGCCCAGAGGAAACAGTGGTCCAATCAGTGGATCTGATCAAGGCTACATCTCCAAAATGTCCTCCCAGCATGAAGCACCTTTCAAAGCGGATCCAATGGTGGCTCTGGCAcggctgcaggaggagctgttTGAGCAGAATCTCAGATACTCTGACGAAGGTCCTGAAGGGAACTGA
- the il17ra1a gene encoding interleukin 17 receptor A1a isoform X1 encodes MFLPGVLVLLCASLSSAVKVLTWPPLNCSRQDLECKVTTSNCMDRGWLNVYKYTPSGPEDLQVTVDTRRDERGRLQPVLNANWKLKDDGSISSLNATELHVLVLSTNQNLCVRYSLKHILPMRSPSGEKWSFSANMVVVDPGQRYRVSVFNIPKPELRHSSYDVSADVIVPDCRDSIMQMTQFCIESGSLWQPNISLAEITSVGGSSALTVSFRPDELCEEYMVIVKCSSYQDVNHIYKGNRTTLNTMFSLDKSPSSCCRFDVEIKPLFLQCGPDCVRQKATLDICHVPPTDSPDDPSFIFVILGVGVMFMFVVMAVMLFVHCRKPVKAGAAEPPVGSENLQQIKQPPKVLVIYSHDHYLYRDIVLKLCAFLKIKCGTRVVVDLLDSTSVGMVGRVRWLEWQRQQMKNPSDKILVLCSKGVQAKWRALCGQGQVTLREDVLSPTDDMLTPFLHLFLPDLHQAGMLGKYMVAYFDDISSEQDIPSVFDIAVKYKLMKHFEELYFRIVDIEKYQPGQVNHIGGIGGDEYFNCPSGRDLKNAIETFQAYQLENPDWFEKECVRSEEEVVTEANLLIEPMQIPPVLQCVPLIREGAPVYIHEVKIAENGNSVHVLTPELNPQHQVSSVAELQPIVNPECKHQYPSNLYPHSPSPESLYIVEPVFNRLPSPRQNFVPLEEEPLYQIPTEDDEEGSLLPRSQPSVDWDPRSSALQNSFDSNHPESSCANMQSDYFPPSKIFHSEPVEMDDDEVLEPRGNSGPISGSDQGYISKMSSQHEAPFKADPMVALARLQEELFEQNLRYSDEGPEGN; translated from the exons ATGTTTCTTCCAGGGGTTTTGGTTTTACTGTGTGCGTCACTGTCGTCCGCGGTGAAGGTGTTAACATGGCCGCCCCTCAACTGCTCCAGACAG GATTTGGAGTGTAAAGTCACCACAA GTAACTGTATGGACAGGGGATGGCTGAATGTTTATAAATACACTCCCAGCGGTCCAGAGGATCTGCAGGTGACTGTGGATACCAGGCGGGATGAAAGAGGACGTCTGCAGCCTGTGCTGAACGCTAACTGGAAGCTTAAGGATGACG GCAGTATCAGTTCCCTGAACGCCACTGAGCTCCACGTTCTGGTGCTGTCCACCAATCAGAACCTGTGTGTTCGATATTCTCTCAAACACATACTCCCAATGAGAAGTCCATCAGGGGAAAAG tggTCATTCTCAGCTAATATGGTGGTGGTGGACCCAGGTCAGAGGTACCGGGTCTCTGTATTCAACATCCCCAAACCTGAGCTGCGCCACAGCAGCTACGACGTCAGCGCTGATGTCATCGTTCCTG ATTGTCGAGATTCCATAATGCAGATGACCCAGTTTTGCATAGAGAGTG GAAGTCTGTGGCAGCCTAACATCAGTCTGGCTGAGATCACCTCCGTCGGGGGAAGTTCTGCACTGACTGTCAGCTTCCGTCCTGATGAACTGTGTGAGGAGTACATGGTTATCGTCAAGTGCTCCTCTTATCAAGATGTGAACCATATATACAAG GGCAATCGCACGACTCTGAATACAATGTTCAGCCTTGATAAATCGCCAAGCTCCTGCTGCCGGTTTGACGTTGAG ATCAAACCTCTATTCCTACAATGTGGCCCGGACTGTGTCCGTCAGAAAGCAACTCTGGATATTTGTCATG TTCCTCCAACGGACTCCCCAGATGATCCTTCGTTCATATTCGTCATCCTCGGAGTGGGAGTGATGTTCATGTTTGTAGTGATGGCAGTCATGCTGTTTGTCCACTGCAGGAAGCCAG TCAAAGCTGGTGCTGCTGAACCTCCTGTGGGAAGTGAGAATCTGCAGCAGATTAAACAACCTCCCAAAGTGTTGGTCATCTACTCCCATGACCACTACCTCTACAGGGACATAGTGCTAAAGCTCTGTGCCTTCCTCAAGATCAAGTGTGGCACCAGGGTGGTGGTAGATTTGCTGGACTCCACCTCAGTTGGCATGGTGGGTCGAGTCCGCTGGCTTGAGTGGCAACGGCAACAGATGAAAAATCCATCAGATAAAATTCTGGTGCTGTGCTCGAAAGGCGTCCAGGCAAAGTGGAGAGCCTTGTGCGGTCAAGGCCAGGTGACGCTGAGGGAGGACGTTCTCTCCCCGACAGACGACATGCTCACCCCCTTTCTCCACCTTTTCCTACCAGACCTGCACCAGGCAGGCATGCTGGGCAAGTACATGGTGGCTTACTTTGATGACATCAGCAGCGAGCAAGACATACCATCGGTTTTTGACATCGCAGTCAAATACAAGCTGATGAAGCATTTTGAAGAGCTGTACTTCCGCATTGTAGACATTGAAAAGTATCAGCCAGGTCAGGTCAACCACATCGGGGGCATCGGTGGGGATGAGTATTTCAACTGCCCCTCAGGCAGAGACCTGAAAAATGCCATCGAAACTTTCCAGGCCTACCAGTTGGAAAATCCCGATTGGTTTGAGAAGGAGTGTGTGCGCAGTGAGGAGGAGGTCGTGACTGAGGCCAACCTGCTCATTGAGCCCATGCAGATCCCTCCAGTCCTACAATGTGTTCCTCTAATCAGAGAGGGCGCTCCTGTCTACATCCATGAGGTGAAAATCGCTGAGAATGGTAACAGTGTTCATGTCCTTACACCTGAGCTGAACCCGCAGCACCAGGTGTCGTCAGTGGCAGAACTTCAACCAATTGTAAACCCTGAGTGCAAGCATCAGTATCCATCAAACCTGTATCCTCACAGTCCAAGTCCAGAATCTCTCTACATAGTTGAGCCTGTTTTCAACAGGCTGCCTTCACCAAGACAGAACTTTGTCCCCCTTGAGGAGGAGCCACTGTATCAAATTCCcactgaagatgatgaagagggcTCACTACTACCTAGAAGCCAACCCTCGGTTGATTGGGACCCGAGGAGCTCAGCTCTACAGAACTCCTTTGACTCGAACCATCCAGAATCCTCATGTGCAAACATGCAGAGTGACTATTTCCCTCCATCTAAAATCTTCCACTCCGAGCCTGTGGAGATGGACGATGATGAGGTTCTGGAGCCCAGAGGAAACAGTGGTCCAATCAGTGGATCTGATCAAGGCTACATCTCCAAAATGTCCTCCCAGCATGAAGCACCTTTCAAAGCGGATCCAATGGTGGCTCTGGCAcggctgcaggaggagctgttTGAGCAGAATCTCAGATACTCTGACGAAGGTCCTGAAGGGAACTGA